The Coccidioides posadasii str. Silveira chromosome 2, complete sequence genomic interval CCCAAGCCACCCAGCTCTCGTCTGCTTGCGCGCACGTTTTCCTCCACCCGCTGACTTGGATGCGGCCCTCACTTTTCCCATCCACAGATGACCCGCTCGCCCAGGAAACCCCATCTGAGTCCCCTCTAGCTGGCCGGCTCGTCTGTCCCAACGCTACATGTGGCGCAAATATAGGAAAATTTGCTTGGCCTGGTATGCGATGCAGCTGTGGTACATGGGTTGTGCCGGCAATCGCGCTGGCCCGGGCTAGGGTCGATGTTGTCGACGTTGGAATTAGGATAGCAGGGTTGGCGGGTGGTGGCGCGGGGATAAGAATGCCTCCAGGCATGAGAGTACAAGGAAATAAGGTCGAAGAGGAGAGGGGGCTGTTGTAGAGACTATTGCATACAGACTAACCTGGATTGTTAGTTTCGCTGGCTCGGCGTTGGGCGAGGGGGGTTTGCAACCGCATGAACATGAGATATATACACACTGAGAACCTTTACTGTGTTCCGTCTTTCTCTTCAATCATTTGGCGCCTCGAAGGCGAAGAGCGTCGGGTTCTCTTTGCAGGCTTCCTAGAAGAATAGAATTCTCCATATCATTTTCCGAAGAGCTCCTGTCTACACAACAACATTGCCAGCTCGCTTCAACGGCGGATCACCTATTTACATGGGCGGGTATGTATAtgtgtatgtacatacatacacagcGCGATACGTAGGTATATACCTCGTCCAAAGGCCTCGGCTAGCCCCAAGGCGTTAATTAAGATCACGCCTCCGCCGGCACCCCGCCAACGTTCCGCTCCGCTTTAACACCCCTTGCCCCCTCCAGTGCCCATTCTATGATCTTTCCGTCCTCCTCCCTAGTCACCTTCCCCGCCGCTTCCTCCGCCGGAACCCAGCAGACTTCATAATCTTCCCACGCTTCCCGCGGCGCCTCTATTGGCGATTTCTCCGAATCCACCTCCGCTAGGTACCAAAAAATCAACTTGTAGGAATGCTGATAGGCACGTTGTTGAACTGCAATAGGTTCTATATGCCATTCCAGAGGCTCCAGATGCCCGGTGGATCGTTCCCGCTGAGGTATGCCAGTGCTTTCAGCGCAAGCAGATACAGGCTGATGGCCGCACACAGGATGATTATTATTCCGACCAAGAATAGTACAAGGAGGAGCGGGGCAAGGAGGAGCAGCGGAACCACCAGCAAGAGGGAGATGAGCCACATCTTGCGCCCCGGAAACAGGATCTGTACTCGTGCTATTTACAACCGGATCTCTCTCGGGAGGCCGGTGCGCGTGTACCGCGTTTGTGGCTAGCTTGTGCGGGAGGAGCTTAACTGCGTAACCTGACTCTTCGAGTGTCTCGCGGACGGCGGTGTCATGCAGAGATTCGTGGATATCTTTTCGACCTTTGGGAAGGAAATATTTCTGGATGCTGGGAGAATAGAGGACGAGTACAACGTTTTTGAATATGTCAATGGCGACAGTGCCAGCCGAGATAACAAATGAGTCCGAGAGATGCAGCATTATATCGGTAGAGTTTATGTACTCCCGAAGGCAGCTGTATGAGTTTAATAGATAAATGTTTtacaaaaaaataaaagtaaaagGGCCGCTCGTCAAAAGTTAAGCATTGAGTTTTGGTCTTAGGTAGGTATAAGTCAAATAAGAAACCAAAGCGCAGTGATGGGGAACGCCTGATTCCGAGCCAGGGCATGGAGGGATCAGAACTGGGGTCTGGAAAGGATCGAGACACGGGCCTCAACTGTCTCGTTCGGGTTGTTCTCTCTTTTCCACTTCAAAATGATGGACATGTGCGGATTTATATTGCTGTTGCCTAACTTGCGAGTTACGGGTTGGGCGACAAGCTTTTTTTGAAATTGACAAAAGCACCCTGTACGAAATTTTAAAGCGTCCAagttccctttttctttttcctttttctcttttaaaTAGAAAAGGCCTGGATGAATCGCAACAAGCCGGCGGTTTTTGGTCAGTATCAGGACTGCGGCTGGCGTCAACATTTTCATGCctgagtactccgtattgctGGATTAGGCAGATGGCCATCGTGCTCTCATAGAACTGGAAAATCTAGTTTTTAATATTGTGCCAAAGTTGTAAGGCCCAAATAAATGCTAGAGTAATATATACAATGGAACATTGGTATCGTCACTTACTAGTACACCCAAGACTTTGAAAAAGACTATCTATTCGACGCCCGCTACCTTGCCAAAACCTTGctttttaataaaaattGAGATTGAAACGAGACAATGCCACACCAATTAATCCATCACTGATAGACCAGCAGCCTGCCTGGCGAGTTGAAGGTCCTTTCCTACAACACCCACTTCTCGAAGGTAAAGTCGGAAAGTAGCTAAAAGTTTGGATAGTCCAGTTTTTAACGAAGAGAGCACAAGTTCGACTTCATCCACCTTCCGTGCGTTACACTTTGCCTTCTCATTAGCATTGACTGGGAAATCAACATCTGTCCAGTGGACATTCATGCCCTTTTCGCCAACGAATGCCTCAAGGGCGAGAATTGTCTCCGTGAAGAGTCTCACCACTGCAGGAACATCGTTCTGCACCTTTCCAAATTGATCTTCGGCCAAGCTGGCCACAAGAAGCATTGTGAGAGACTCAGTTGCATCAATTAATGGCGCAACCTGGTCGTATGGTGATCCCAGAACGACTTCACGCAGGCGTCGTTGATAGGGCCTCCGGAACGGCATGCCAAAGGGACTACGTAAAAAGCGTTGCAAGAGCGGGTGAATGGTCGATGGGCTCCCAGCTGGTGTGGCACCCGCTGTTGGATTCGTAAGCAGTTTTAAGTCTTGTGCAGATGCAGCAATTCTTTGTTTTTGTTCTGGGCTTAGCACCATCGCTGAAGCTCGGTCGAAAATTTGACGTGCCTTAGCTTTGGCCGGGGGGGTCCAATCAGGGCTTTGGCCGTATTTTTTGGCCACAGAGCCAAAGGCGGCTTCAAACCTCTCGGGTCTCGTATTTCCTTTTGGCATAGCAAGGAAAATGTTATCTTCTTTCGGTGCGGCAGCTAGACGGGGTAACGTCTGCAACGAGTCGttatctgttgttgcttgcTTCATTTCTTTGCTTTCAGGGGCGGAAATGGTTGTAGGAGCTGGTAGAGGACTTTGGAATTGCGTTATCCGTCTGGTGATTCCTTTAATAACATCCGAAGCCGCATCAAATACTTGACTCCACGCAGAACCACCTTCACGGTCAATATCACTAAAAATTCCTTTCCGACGATCAGGAAACTGTTGACTGATAAGACATAGCTCCCACAAAGCGAATGTAAGAACTGGTGCCTTTTTGGCTTTTAAGCCATTGAGAAGACTTCCATTCGGATCTTTCGCATCGTTCGTTAAAGGCAGCCCCTTTTTAAGCGGCGCTCGACCTAAGAATATCGAAAACAAACAATTTGACATCTGCCACAATACAACAAGCAACATGCCTGACACTGCTGACCGCAGCAAAAATGTTATATGTAAAGGCGGTATAATTCCGGGAGGTTCTTCTGCCGATCTTGGGAAATTCCAGAATAATTTTGCAAAATAGAGCGTGAAACTCCACGCCCGTTTTCTCAAAAATATCACGTAAATGAACGGTCCCACAACGGTGGTTATTCCACTTCGGACGGCAGCATGGCGAACTATTTCTTGGAGCGACCTCGTGATACGAGGCAGTAGTGGTTCCAGTGGATGAGTTCGCCGGTCGTCAGACTTATCGGAAGGTTTAGCCACTGGAATGACAAGCTCGTCCCAATCATAATATAGGTGCAAGGTCGCCTGGGTGACTGCGAGGAGGAAGTAAAAGGAATGAAGATATATTGGTCTCTCGTTAAGTTGTGCCCGTTCAAAGGACCTAGGGGATCTGTCAGGCGGGTGCTTTGGTAGAGACTTAGGGTTCACCAACCTTCCTGGTTTCACCCAGTTTAGTTCCGCATCGGTTGAAGCTGACCAGATATACACTTCGCTAAACCACCATGCGGAGAATAGATACCAGCCGAAGGTTTGAAGCAGGCTTACAGAAAACATTGTTTGCCGCCATGTCTGAAAGGACGAAACTGTCGTACGGGCGCCAACGTGAAGCTGGCCTACGCGAAGAATAAATATCGACAGGCTGGAAATGAATAGAAGCAGTGTTCGGAGCCCGCAAGAACCTAGCGGAAACCATGACCAGAAAACTAAGGTTCGATGCCGCTGTTAGCTGCCATGTCCTCACATTCTTCCAAATGAGGCTAGAAACGGAAACCTTACGAGACGCCTTGGTGCCAATTAAAATAGATATGATGTAACACACAAGAAGAGCCGAAGCTGAAGCATGAACAAATCTCCGATGGAGAGTCGACGTTAAGATTCGCCTGTAGGGTTTTGCCATAACGGCGGGGAGTGCTGCCATGGCGAGATGAAAGAGAGGACAGACAGACTTTATAAAAGGAGCGCGTATTTGTTATCTCATCATTGACGTAAATGTAGAATGAAATTGAGCCAGTCCGGAGCGCGAATCTGCGA includes:
- a CDS encoding uncharacterized protein (EggNog:ENOG410PQ4Y~COG:S); the protein is MLHLSDSFVISAGTVAIDIFKNVVLVLYSPSIQKYFLPKGRKDIHESLHDTAVRETLEESGYAVKLLPHKLATNAVHAHRPPERDPVVNSTSTDPVSGAQDVAHLPLAGGSAAPPCPAPPCTILGRNNNHPVCGHQPVSACAESTGIPQRERSTGHLEPLEWHIEPIAVQQRAYQHSYKLIFWYLAEVDSEKSPIEAPREAWEDYEVCWVPAEEAAGKVTREEDGKIIEWALEGARGVKAERNVGGVPAEA
- a CDS encoding uncharacterized protein (EggNog:ENOG410PIF1~COG:U~TransMembrane:6 (i24-43o49-77i98-117o150-170i212-230o272-293i)~BUSCO:3283at33183); amino-acid sequence: MAALPAVMAKPYRRILTSTLHRRFVHASASALLVCYIISILIGTKASLFWSWFPLGSCGLRTLLLFISSLSIFILRVGQLHVGARTTVSSFQTWRQTMFSVSLLQTFGWYLFSAWWFSEVYIWSASTDAELNWVKPGRSFERAQLNERPIYLHSFYFLLAVTQATLHLYYDWDELVIPVAKPSDKSDDRRTHPLEPLLPRITRSLQEIVRHAAVRSGITTVVGPFIYVIFLRKRAWSFTLYFAKLFWNFPRSAEEPPGIIPPLHITFLLRSAVSGMLLVVLWQMSNCLFSIFLGRAPLKKGLPLTNDAKDPNGSLLNGLKAKKAPVLTFALWELCLISQQFPDRRKGIFSDIDREGGSAWSQVFDAASDVIKGITRRITQFQSPLPAPTTISAPESKEMKQATTDNDSLQTLPRLAAAPKEDNIFLAMPKGNTRPERFEAAFGSVAKKYGQSPDWTPPAKAKARQIFDRASAMVLSPEQKQRIAASAQDLKLLTNPTAGATPAGSPSTIHPLLQRFLRSPFGMPFRRPYQRRLREVVLGSPYDQVAPLIDATESLTMLLVASLAEDQFGKVQNDVPAVVRLFTETILALEAFVGEKGMNVHWTDVDFPVNANEKAKCNARKVDEVELVLSSLKTGLSKLLATFRLYLREVGVVGKDLQLARQAAGLSVMD